The proteins below come from a single Myxococcus virescens genomic window:
- a CDS encoding Ig-like domain-containing protein, protein MDPTPAAYSWRTDKVRPDTQVVALVDSPSNALRARFNLSSPDTDVVGFQCILVRPSSTTMPEEEDEDWEACGASYLTSELITSTYTLWARAVDAAGNVDATPAAATWTVDRDPPDTVITSKPDALTGEPTTAFAFRGGDDDTDVVSFECSYDGRDFLPCESPFALPNPPGIPVYAEGDHSMLIRAVDAAGNRDETPANHIWRLVVGDPVTYFQTGPPTVTRQTSASFSFTSNLTTVIYACQLDDEPREEDCATSESPTKPYTGLVEGGHILRVWARGGGREASSPSVYNWTVDLTGPVAPVINVPAQNDVYFNVQWPQFSGRVSERGTFIIKIDGDIVGTFQVPEQSLSWSFDSPVQLADGPHVLAVSLTDAVGNDGAEAFRTFTVDATKPETRLTAAPPHLTNQPRAVFQFESNEAGTTFECSLDGGAFASCTGPSSHEVTVGDALHTFAVRAVDRAGNVADVQGTHEWRVDSVAPTTNIIEMPAADTNVARAVFRFESDEAFVNFECSIDGAAFDNCPPAYTWDGVPEGEHRIEVRARDEAGNVDATPAVHVWRLDTTPPLVPVVSSPAPDAVVGSLTPTFQGSAEPGSEVLLFVDGLDFGSARVEPTGQWRLTLTRAISEGDHRFSASARDAAGNESERSAESAFKVDPSINIIREVSSRGGGLSCAAGGQGSAPLLLLGWGVLMLMAARRRRV, encoded by the coding sequence GTGGACCCGACGCCGGCCGCCTATTCGTGGCGGACGGACAAGGTTCGTCCGGACACCCAGGTGGTGGCCTTGGTGGATTCACCGAGCAATGCGCTGCGTGCCCGGTTCAACCTGTCATCTCCCGACACGGACGTGGTGGGCTTCCAGTGCATCCTGGTTCGGCCTTCGTCGACCACGATGCCTGAAGAAGAGGATGAGGACTGGGAGGCCTGCGGGGCCTCGTACCTGACGTCCGAGTTGATCACCAGCACGTACACACTCTGGGCAAGAGCCGTGGATGCCGCGGGCAATGTAGATGCCACGCCCGCTGCTGCGACGTGGACGGTGGATCGAGATCCTCCGGACACGGTGATCACGTCCAAGCCGGACGCGTTGACGGGCGAGCCGACGACGGCCTTCGCGTTCCGCGGAGGGGATGACGATACGGACGTCGTGAGCTTCGAGTGTAGCTATGACGGACGAGACTTCTTGCCATGCGAGAGTCCCTTTGCCCTCCCGAATCCTCCAGGCATTCCGGTCTACGCGGAGGGTGATCACAGCATGCTCATCCGGGCTGTCGATGCGGCTGGGAACCGGGATGAGACCCCGGCCAACCACATCTGGAGGTTGGTGGTGGGGGATCCGGTGACCTATTTTCAGACGGGGCCCCCGACGGTGACTCGGCAAACCAGCGCGTCGTTCAGCTTCACCTCCAATCTGACCACCGTGATCTATGCGTGCCAGTTGGACGACGAGCCGCGTGAGGAAGATTGCGCGACCTCGGAGTCGCCCACCAAGCCGTATACGGGACTCGTCGAAGGGGGGCACATCTTGAGAGTGTGGGCCCGAGGAGGGGGGCGAGAGGCCTCGTCGCCCTCAGTTTATAACTGGACCGTCGACCTGACGGGGCCGGTGGCGCCGGTCATCAACGTTCCTGCTCAGAACGATGTCTACTTCAACGTTCAGTGGCCTCAATTCAGCGGACGCGTTTCCGAACGCGGAACCTTCATCATCAAGATCGATGGCGACATCGTAGGCACGTTCCAGGTCCCGGAGCAGTCGTTGTCGTGGAGCTTCGATAGCCCGGTGCAACTGGCGGATGGGCCCCATGTGCTGGCCGTCTCGCTGACCGACGCCGTAGGCAATGACGGTGCGGAAGCCTTTCGAACGTTTACTGTCGACGCGACGAAGCCGGAAACTCGACTCACCGCGGCCCCGCCACACCTGACGAATCAGCCGCGCGCGGTCTTCCAGTTCGAATCGAATGAGGCAGGCACGACGTTCGAGTGCAGCCTGGATGGCGGTGCCTTCGCGTCGTGTACCGGCCCCAGCTCTCATGAAGTCACGGTGGGGGATGCACTTCACACGTTCGCGGTGCGCGCCGTCGACCGCGCCGGCAACGTCGCGGATGTGCAGGGCACGCACGAGTGGCGCGTGGACTCGGTGGCACCGACGACCAACATCATTGAAATGCCTGCCGCGGATACGAACGTGGCGCGGGCGGTCTTCCGTTTCGAGTCCGACGAGGCGTTCGTGAATTTCGAGTGCAGCATCGACGGTGCTGCGTTCGACAACTGCCCCCCTGCGTACACGTGGGACGGCGTGCCGGAAGGCGAGCACCGCATCGAGGTTCGTGCTCGCGATGAGGCGGGCAACGTGGATGCAACGCCTGCGGTGCATGTCTGGCGTTTGGACACGACGCCTCCCCTGGTGCCGGTGGTGAGTTCGCCCGCGCCCGATGCGGTCGTGGGCTCGCTCACGCCGACGTTCCAGGGAAGCGCCGAACCTGGGAGTGAAGTTCTGCTCTTCGTTGACGGGCTCGACTTTGGCAGTGCGCGTGTCGAACCCACCGGGCAGTGGCGCCTGACGTTGACCCGGGCCATCAGCGAGGGAGACCACAGATTCAGTGCCTCGGCCCGGGATGCCGCGGGGAATGAAAGCGAGCGCTCGGCGGAGAGCGCCTTCAAGGTGGATCCCTCCATCAACATCATCCGGGAGGTCAGTTCCCGCGGTGGCGGATTGAGCTGTGCCGCGGGAGGGCAGGGGAGTGCGCCCCTTCTGCTCCTGGGGTGGGGCGTCCTGATGCTGATGGCTGCCCGGAGGCGTCGCGTGTGA